From Vibrio artabrorum, a single genomic window includes:
- a CDS encoding ABC transporter ATP-binding protein — protein MTDVPALDIKDLHKTFGQNEVLKGISLSAHKGDVVSIIGSSGSGKSTFLRCINLLETPTAGEIWVNGELIQMKNNRQGVSVPANEKQVQRIRSRLAMVFQGFNLWSHLTVLENVIEAPVHVLGVPKAQAIENAELLLKKVGLYERKDYYPGHLSGGQQQRAAIARALAVDPEVMLFDEPTSALDPELVGEVLGVMRDLAEEGRTMLVVTHEMAFARDVSNHVMFLHQGLVEEQGDPAKLFTQPESERLQQFISSIY, from the coding sequence ATGACAGATGTACCGGCGCTGGACATAAAGGACTTACACAAAACGTTTGGTCAAAATGAAGTTTTAAAGGGAATTTCACTTTCTGCGCATAAAGGCGATGTAGTATCGATTATCGGATCCTCGGGGTCAGGTAAAAGCACTTTCCTTAGATGTATCAACCTTTTAGAGACTCCTACTGCTGGCGAAATTTGGGTGAATGGCGAATTGATTCAAATGAAAAATAACCGCCAAGGTGTTTCTGTTCCTGCCAATGAAAAACAAGTACAGCGTATCCGTTCTCGTCTAGCGATGGTTTTTCAGGGTTTCAATCTATGGTCTCACCTCACCGTTCTCGAAAATGTTATTGAAGCACCTGTTCATGTTTTGGGTGTACCTAAAGCACAGGCGATTGAAAATGCAGAATTACTCCTGAAGAAAGTCGGCCTGTATGAGCGTAAAGATTACTACCCAGGACATCTGTCTGGTGGGCAACAACAACGTGCTGCTATCGCTCGTGCTTTAGCTGTCGACCCGGAAGTGATGTTGTTTGATGAACCCACATCGGCACTCGATCCAGAGTTAGTCGGGGAAGTACTTGGCGTTATGCGTGACTTAGCGGAAGAAGGAAGAACCATGCTGGTGGTCACGCATGAAATGGCATTCGCTCGTGATGTATCAAATCATGTGATGTTTTTACATCAAGGTCTAGTCGAAGAGCAGGGCGATCCAGCAAAACTGTTTACACAACCTGAATC
- a CDS encoding DUF3360 domain-containing protein translates to MSDVVNNANSEVEEKSYKELHRPASEFESRSDYLDHELQIMKPRRFGLNLPGRDFRFELEDLVPALAGTIGIIAMYSAVMMSWAEGLTAAWDHVHLGKDFAIEVARVEMLIPALLFCVLASGFINPKANLAGNHGPMIPLIGTIALAGAHPLALAILIGVFGLLLSFLKGGSKLVNLTSEGTAGGLLIFLGLTGTMSQITSIQEWAVGLQSSSVEAGSMGYVGLIVLAVTIALYAFLAKVNKRWLAIPVCAFTGLVIALVLGAGFDIKFVTEPGLPNLNPVYWWGSTSEGWMLGLPNMEHFIASLPFAILAVAMWSPDFLGHRIFQELNYPKKTEKVLMDVDDTMTMCSIRQMVGTAVGGGNITSSWGTYMIPAAIAKRPIPGGAILLGLLVMIIAILGFPMDIAVWPPVMRVALLVGVSLPLLEAGMQMVKDSKDSQAAGICIFGSAVVNPVLAWAITMLLDNNGLIGDKERAKRLSFVDKIVIPVGVLIICLVAMLAVGMLESQYGLKAWL, encoded by the coding sequence ATGTCAGACGTTGTCAATAATGCGAACTCTGAAGTAGAAGAGAAAAGCTATAAAGAGCTACACCGCCCTGCTTCCGAATTTGAGAGCCGCTCAGATTATCTAGATCATGAGCTTCAAATTATGAAGCCACGCCGGTTTGGCCTAAATCTTCCAGGTCGAGATTTCCGATTCGAACTTGAAGATCTCGTTCCTGCTCTTGCTGGTACCATTGGTATTATCGCGATGTACTCTGCGGTAATGATGTCTTGGGCTGAAGGTCTGACTGCGGCATGGGACCACGTGCACTTGGGCAAAGATTTTGCTATCGAAGTTGCGCGTGTAGAAATGCTTATCCCTGCACTGCTTTTCTGTGTACTTGCTTCTGGTTTTATTAACCCTAAAGCCAACCTGGCCGGTAACCACGGTCCAATGATCCCTCTTATTGGTACCATCGCTCTTGCTGGTGCTCACCCTCTTGCGTTGGCCATTCTAATCGGTGTATTCGGTCTTCTGCTGAGTTTCCTAAAAGGTGGTTCCAAATTGGTGAACCTCACCTCGGAAGGTACAGCCGGGGGCTTGCTTATCTTCTTGGGTTTGACTGGTACCATGAGTCAGATTACTTCTATTCAAGAATGGGCAGTGGGTCTGCAATCTTCTTCGGTTGAAGCGGGCAGCATGGGTTATGTTGGTCTGATCGTACTGGCAGTCACTATCGCACTATATGCATTCCTTGCAAAAGTGAACAAGCGTTGGCTTGCTATTCCAGTATGTGCATTCACAGGTCTTGTCATCGCATTAGTACTAGGTGCCGGTTTCGATATTAAATTCGTCACTGAACCCGGTCTTCCTAACCTAAACCCAGTTTACTGGTGGGGTTCGACTTCTGAAGGTTGGATGCTAGGTCTTCCTAACATGGAACACTTCATCGCATCTCTACCATTTGCAATCCTTGCAGTAGCAATGTGGTCTCCTGACTTCCTAGGTCACCGTATCTTCCAAGAATTGAACTATCCTAAAAAGACTGAAAAAGTACTGATGGATGTAGATGACACAATGACGATGTGTTCTATCCGTCAGATGGTAGGTACAGCCGTGGGTGGTGGTAACATCACTTCATCTTGGGGTACTTACATGATTCCAGCAGCGATCGCAAAACGCCCTATCCCTGGCGGTGCTATCCTTCTAGGCCTTCTAGTGATGATCATCGCAATCCTTGGTTTCCCAATGGACATCGCGGTATGGCCACCAGTAATGCGTGTTGCTCTTCTTGTTGGTGTATCTCTACCTCTACTTGAAGCGGGTATGCAGATGGTTAAAGATTCGAAAGATTCTCAAGCGGCTGGTATCTGTATCTTCGGTTCAGCGGTTGTTAACCCTGTACTCGCATGGGCGATAACTATGCTACTTGACAACAATGGTCTGATTGGTGATAAAGAGCGTGCTAAGCGTCTATCATTTGTAGACAAGATTGTTATCCCAGTGGGTGTTTTAATTATCTGTCTAGTCGCAATGCTTGCTGTTGGTATGTTAGAAAGCCAATATGGTCTGAAAGCTTGGCTATAA
- the pflB gene encoding formate C-acetyltransferase, which yields MAEQFAKAWEDFAAGEWQNEVNVRDFIQKNYTPYEGDESFLVSEGTEATNKLWASVMEGIKQENATKAPVDFDTSVISTITSHDAGYIEKDLETIVGLQTEKPLKRAIIPNGGIRMVEGSCKAYGETLDPTVSKIYSEYRKTHNAGVFDIYTPDILKCRKSGVLTGLPDAYGRGRIIGDYRRVALYGIDFLMKDKYAQFTSLQEKFENGEDLTATMQLREEISEQHRALGQIKQMAATYGFDISEPAQTAQEAIQWTYFGYLAAVKSQNGAAMSLGRTSTFLDIYIERDIAAGKITEVEAQEMIDHFVMKLRMVRFLRTPEYDELFSGDPIWATESMGGMGVDGRTLVTRSNFRFLNSLYTMGPSPEPNITVLWSEQLPDGFKRFCAKVSIDTSSIQYENDDLMRPDLNSDDYAIACCVSPMVVGKQMQFFGARANLAKTMLYAINGGVDEKLKLQVGPVGDKITDEVLNYDDVMARLDSFMDWLAKQYVTALNSIHYMHDKYSYEASLMALHDRDVRRTMACGIAGLSVAADSLSAIKFATVKPIRDEDGIATDFEIEGDYPKYGNNDPRVDDIACELVSTFMNKIRKLKTYRDSIPTQSVLTITSNVVYGKKTGNTPDGRRAGAPFAPGANPMHGRDEKGAVASLTSVGKLPFADAQDGISYTFSIVPNALGKDVEGQKANLAGLMDGYFHHEAGIEGGQHLNVNVLNRETLEDAVKHPEKYPQLTIRVSGYAVRFNSLTAEQQADVIARTFTESL from the coding sequence ATGGCAGAGCAATTTGCTAAAGCTTGGGAAGATTTTGCTGCAGGTGAGTGGCAAAACGAAGTAAACGTTCGTGATTTCATTCAAAAGAACTACACGCCGTATGAAGGCGACGAGTCTTTCCTAGTTTCTGAAGGTACTGAGGCTACTAATAAGCTTTGGGCTTCGGTAATGGAAGGTATCAAACAGGAAAACGCAACTAAAGCACCTGTAGATTTCGATACTTCTGTTATCTCTACCATCACTTCTCATGATGCGGGTTACATCGAAAAAGATCTTGAGACTATCGTTGGTCTTCAAACAGAGAAACCACTTAAACGTGCGATCATCCCTAACGGTGGTATTCGTATGGTTGAGGGTTCTTGTAAAGCATACGGTGAAACTCTTGATCCAACCGTTTCTAAAATTTACTCTGAGTACCGCAAAACACACAATGCTGGTGTTTTCGATATCTACACTCCTGATATCCTAAAATGTCGTAAGTCTGGTGTTCTAACGGGTCTTCCTGATGCTTACGGCCGTGGTCGTATCATCGGTGACTACCGTCGTGTTGCACTTTACGGTATCGACTTCCTAATGAAAGACAAGTACGCTCAGTTTACTTCTCTTCAAGAAAAATTCGAAAACGGCGAAGATCTTACAGCTACAATGCAATTGCGTGAAGAGATCTCTGAGCAACATCGTGCTCTAGGTCAAATCAAGCAAATGGCTGCGACATACGGTTTCGATATCTCTGAGCCTGCTCAAACAGCTCAAGAAGCTATCCAGTGGACTTACTTCGGCTACCTAGCTGCTGTTAAATCTCAAAACGGTGCTGCAATGTCTCTAGGTCGTACTTCGACTTTCCTAGACATCTACATCGAACGTGATATCGCTGCTGGCAAGATCACTGAAGTTGAAGCGCAAGAAATGATCGACCACTTCGTAATGAAGCTGCGTATGGTTCGTTTCCTACGTACTCCTGAGTACGATGAGCTGTTCTCTGGCGACCCAATCTGGGCAACAGAGTCTATGGGTGGTATGGGTGTTGACGGTCGTACACTAGTAACGCGTTCGAACTTCCGTTTCCTAAACTCTCTATACACAATGGGGCCTTCTCCAGAGCCAAACATTACTGTTCTTTGGTCTGAGCAACTGCCTGACGGCTTCAAACGTTTCTGTGCGAAGGTATCTATCGATACTTCTTCTATCCAGTACGAAAATGATGACCTAATGCGTCCTGATCTTAATTCAGATGATTACGCTATCGCTTGTTGTGTATCTCCAATGGTTGTTGGTAAGCAAATGCAGTTCTTCGGTGCTCGTGCTAACCTTGCGAAAACAATGCTTTACGCAATCAACGGCGGTGTAGACGAAAAACTTAAGTTGCAAGTTGGCCCTGTTGGCGACAAGATCACTGACGAAGTTCTTAACTACGACGACGTAATGGCTCGCCTAGACTCATTCATGGACTGGTTAGCGAAACAATACGTGACAGCTCTAAACAGCATTCACTACATGCACGACAAGTACAGCTACGAAGCGTCTCTAATGGCTCTTCATGACCGTGACGTTCGTCGTACAATGGCTTGTGGTATTGCTGGTCTATCTGTTGCTGCTGACTCACTGTCTGCAATTAAGTTCGCGACTGTTAAACCAATCCGCGACGAAGATGGCATCGCAACTGACTTCGAAATCGAAGGCGATTACCCTAAATACGGTAACAACGACCCTCGTGTAGATGACATTGCTTGTGAACTAGTTTCTACGTTCATGAACAAGATCCGTAAGCTTAAGACTTACCGCGACTCTATCCCTACACAGTCAGTTCTTACTATCACGTCTAACGTGGTATACGGTAAGAAAACAGGTAACACTCCAGACGGTCGTCGTGCTGGTGCTCCTTTCGCTCCTGGTGCTAACCCAATGCACGGTCGTGATGAGAAAGGCGCTGTAGCTTCACTAACGTCTGTAGGTAAACTACCGTTTGCTGACGCACAAGATGGTATCTCTTACACGTTCTCTATCGTACCTAACGCTCTTGGTAAAGATGTTGAAGGTCAGAAAGCGAACCTTGCAGGCCTAATGGATGGTTACTTCCACCACGAAGCTGGCATTGAAGGTGGTCAACACCTTAACGTTAACGTTCTTAACCGTGAAACTCTTGAAGACGCAGTTAAGCACCCTGAGAAATACCCTCAGCTAACAATCCGTGTATCGGGTTACGCTGTACGCTTTAACTCTCTAACAGCAGAGCAACAAGCTGACGTAATCGCACGTACATTTACTGAATCTCTATAA
- a CDS encoding lipid A deacylase LpxR family protein, protein MKYLRCLPLILLSFASMASERSTFTFALDNDGIFGVDQDYTNGIFLSYTSSSITPYNWVKPLSLSYWGASSLDKWEVTIGHKMYTPSDIKLETPSANDRPYAGYLHTEFNYISLHPQLVQRFNITLGTTGERALSEDAQKLVHSITKSGEPMGWEYQIDDEYAGSIGYLSHFNLMRNQALANTHVEISNVSEVNIGNFRSDISTGFMFRWGTDLGGNFGAANITTENPFRPGMIGASNTGWFTYAGLEGRYRFNDLTVEGDRSGIDEYANKVGDDPASYDVTLENLQATAVLGVAWYNQYVGASFALTAKTPDYEEAQKSAYTTGGITLFAFF, encoded by the coding sequence ATGAAATACCTTCGTTGTTTACCCCTCATTCTTCTCTCTTTTGCATCAATGGCGTCTGAGCGGTCTACGTTTACTTTTGCACTAGACAACGATGGCATCTTTGGTGTCGATCAAGACTATACCAACGGCATATTTCTAAGCTACACATCATCAAGCATCACACCCTATAATTGGGTCAAACCATTAAGTCTTTCCTATTGGGGCGCAAGCTCTTTAGATAAATGGGAAGTCACCATCGGCCACAAAATGTATACCCCTTCAGATATAAAACTGGAAACGCCTTCAGCCAATGATCGTCCATATGCCGGTTATCTGCATACTGAATTCAACTACATCAGCCTGCACCCACAGCTAGTGCAACGTTTCAATATCACCTTGGGCACAACAGGTGAACGTGCACTTTCTGAAGACGCTCAAAAATTGGTTCACTCAATCACTAAATCGGGTGAGCCTATGGGTTGGGAATATCAGATAGATGATGAGTACGCGGGTAGCATTGGTTACTTAAGTCATTTCAACCTAATGCGTAACCAAGCTTTAGCGAATACTCATGTCGAGATCTCTAACGTATCTGAAGTCAATATTGGTAACTTTAGAAGCGATATTTCAACAGGCTTCATGTTCCGTTGGGGCACAGACTTAGGTGGTAACTTTGGCGCGGCCAATATCACCACAGAAAACCCTTTTAGACCAGGTATGATTGGCGCGTCAAACACGGGATGGTTTACCTATGCCGGCCTTGAAGGTCGTTACCGATTTAATGACTTAACTGTCGAAGGTGATCGTTCTGGTATTGATGAATACGCGAATAAAGTCGGTGATGATCCTGCATCCTACGATGTCACCTTAGAGAACCTTCAAGCAACAGCTGTGCTCGGTGTCGCTTGGTATAACCAATACGTTGGTGCCTCTTTCGCACTGACCGCTAAAACGCCTGATTACGAAGAAGCGCAAAAGTCGGCCTACACCACTGGTGGTATTACCCTGTTCGCTTTCTTCTAG